The segment TTTTTCCTGGGGTCAGACAGCAAATGGATCGTACTCTAAACAAAAAGCCCATTGCGGTTATGGTACCGTTTCCTGCACAAGGCCACATAAATCCCATGTTTCAGCTGGCGAAGAAGCTTGCAGTCGATGAAGGATTTGCTATTATGTTTGTTAACACTGACTATCAACACCAACGCATGGTTGCAGCTAATAATAACCAGAAGTCGGGCTTAGTGAGAGAGGCCAAAGAAATCGGTATTCGCTTACTGTCAATCTCTGATGGACTAGATCCCCATGAAAGCCGAAATCAGTTTACGAAGATGGTGTCTTCAATGGAGAACACCTGTAGGCCTTTACTTCGTAAACTGATTGATGAGATCCAGGAGGAGGAGAGAGTGGTCGTAACCTGCTTGATTGTAGACTTACTTTTGGTCTATTGGGTATTAGAAGCAACCAAGCACTTGGATGTATCAAGAGGTGTCTTTTGGGCAGGGCTCACTGCAACATACTCTACCTTCTATCATGCTCCAACTCTTATCTCTTCCGGAATAATAACTTCCAAGGGTAAGAAACGAATGATTTCGTGTATCATATTGTAGTCTTTTTGAAAGGAATATATTCTTTAACCTTTTAGTTTCTGATTTTATGGTCGCAGGTATACCTAGAGAACATCGTATGGTCGAATACGTCCCCTCAGCGCCCCCAATCTATTCTACACAGTTTACCTGGCTAATTCCAGGAAGCGAAGATCAGGAGTTCCTTTTTCTGACGAGTCTTAGATGTATTCGAAGTGCAAAAGGGCTATTCCTTTTTACCAATACTTTGTATGAATTGGAAATTCCAATTCACAATTCCTTTGCAAAAGAAGACCAAGTATATTCCATAGGTCCCTTAATTCCTTCGCACTTTCTTGACGCCCAACCTGAAAGGACAAAGGGCGAAATAAGCACAAGCTTCTGGACAGAGGAAATGGAGTCCCTATCGTGGCTGGACGAACAGCTTCCAAAGTCTGTGATATATGTGGCATTCGGAAGCATAGCTATTTTGAACCAAAAACAGCTGGAGGAATTTGCTCTTGGGTTAGAGGCAACTCAGAGACCATTTCTGTGGGTTTTACGCTGCGATCTACTGAATGGAGAGCCTGCAGTGCTGCCTTCAGGATTCGTGGAACGCACCAAACATCTTGGCTGCTTTGTATCGTGGTCACCACAGCTGGCAGTCTTATCCCATCCTTCTGTCGCCTGCTTCGTCACGCAATGCGGATGGAATTCAACTCTTGAGAGCATCACCATGGGTGTTCCAATGATCTGCTGGCCTTATTTTGCCGACCAGTTTCTAGACAGCTCCTTTGTTGTAGATGAGTGGAGAGTCGGGCTGGctttgaatgtaaacaatgaaggGATTATAGATAAGCGTGAGGTTCAGGAGACAGTCGAGAGGTTGTTAGATAGTAAAGAAGGTGTTGAAATAAGGGAAAAAATGAGTAGGCTGAAGAATATGGCAAGGACTGCAGTGAAAGAAGGGGGGTCGTCCTATATCAATTTCAGAAAGTTCGTAAACGCCATGAAAAACAATTGACTACATTGTTTACCGTCAAAGATTTCGCAACAGTAGAGTGTTTTAAGTGCTCAGTAGATAAATCgggttataataataattaaactatGATATGAATTGGTGCTTATCCATCATAATATAATTAATTGTTGAAGAAATTAGCAAAGACACAAATTGCAGATTGTTTTTAACACATGAAAAAACTTTTATTCATTTAAGAGATTACAAGAACTTTTTGATCCCTATCATCAAAGATCAACTGATCAAATGATCAGGAATAAAGAATGAATTACAATTTACCTATCTATATAGAGGTCTTCGACAATTCGAAAGATAcgtaaaaataaaagaaatgacgtACATATTCATGCAACACTTCAAATATCTTCTTTCTACAAATTCTATTTTTAACATCATGAGAAAAACTAATGATGTTCTTCTCATGGAAAGTGGGAGAAATTAAGTATTCCAATAATTGTTTTAATAATTAGAACACGCCGAACATGACTGCGCATCATGGTTGTTCTCTACTTACCGTgcatttgaatatatatattttctttatttttgcaaGGCTTATGGGTTTtgtgaggtgatggaatggtgagAGATCTCTTTGATTCTTCTGTCTTGTTCTTTATGATAGTCATGACTGTTTAAAAATATT is part of the Cryptomeria japonica chromosome 10, Sugi_1.0, whole genome shotgun sequence genome and harbors:
- the LOC131055546 gene encoding UDP-glycosyltransferase 85A5-like; translation: MDRTLNKKPIAVMVPFPAQGHINPMFQLAKKLAVDEGFAIMFVNTDYQHQRMVAANNNQKSGLVREAKEIGIRLLSISDGLDPHESRNQFTKMVSSMENTCRPLLRKLIDEIQEEERVVVTCLIVDLLLVYWVLEATKHLDVSRGVFWAGLTATYSTFYHAPTLISSGIITSKGIPREHRMVEYVPSAPPIYSTQFTWLIPGSEDQEFLFLTSLRCIRSAKGLFLFTNTLYELEIPIHNSFAKEDQVYSIGPLIPSHFLDAQPERTKGEISTSFWTEEMESLSWLDEQLPKSVIYVAFGSIAILNQKQLEEFALGLEATQRPFLWVLRCDLLNGEPAVLPSGFVERTKHLGCFVSWSPQLAVLSHPSVACFVTQCGWNSTLESITMGVPMICWPYFADQFLDSSFVVDEWRVGLALNVNNEGIIDKREVQETVERLLDSKEGVEIREKMSRLKNMARTAVKEGGSSYINFRKFVNAMKNN